AGGATATATTAAAAATGATGAGCCTTTCCAAAAGTTGATTAATCAGGGAATGATTTTGGGGATGAGTGCTTTTGCATATAGAGTTGAGGGGACTAATCAGTTTGTATCTAAAAATCTAGCAAAAGATTATCAGACTCAGGAAATTCATGTTGATGTATCTTTATTAAAAGGAACATCTGATGAATTAGATACTGAAGCGTTCAAATCTTGGAGACCAGATTATGCTGATGCAGAATTTATTTTAGAAGATGGAAAATACATCACAGGTCGTGAAGTAGAAAAAATGTCTAAGTCTAAATACAATGTGGTAAATCCTGATGACATCTGTGAAGAATATGGAGCAGATGGTTTAAGATTGTATGAAATGTTCTTAGGTCCATTAGAACAATCAAAACCTTGGAATACACAAGGATTAAGCGGAGTTTACGGTTTCCTTAAAAAATTCTGGAATCTTTATTTCAATGAAGATACTTTTGAAGTTTCTGAAGAAGAACCTACAAAAGCAGAATATAAAGTATTGCATACCTTAATAAAGAAGGTGGTGTACGATATCGAAAACTTCTCGTTCAACACTTCTGTGTCATCATTTATGATTGCTGTAAATGAATTACAGAAATTAAAATGCAACAAACGCAATATTTTACAGCCTTTAGCCGTTATAGTTTCCCCTTACGCACCACATATTTGTGAAGAGGTATGGAATTTGCTGGGGCATAACTCTTCAATTGAGTTTGAAAAGTTCCCAATTTTGAATGAAGAATATTTAGTTGAAGATGAGATTGAGTACCCTGTAAGCATAAATGGTAAGATGAAATTTAAAATTGCTCTTCCTGCAACATTATCAGCCAAAGAAGTAGAGGATTTAGTGCTTCAAAATGAGAAAATGGGAATGCTTTTAGAAGGTAAAACCCCTAAAAAAATCATCGTAGTACCAAAAAAAATCGTTAATATCGTAATTTAAAAGAAATTTAACATTGATAAAATCAAAAAAATAGAGGTTTTAAATTTTTGATTTTCTAACGTATTTTGTGAAATTAACAAATATTAATAAAATATTCAAAGATAATTACGATATCGGAATCTTATCAAATTATCATTATGAAAAAAAGGCAAAATCTTATATGATACTATTGTATTTTAATTAATTTTGCCTTTATTTTACAACTCTAAAATTTTAAAACAATATAATTTAGTTAAATATGGAAATGAATGTTTCAAAAAATGATGAGCAAGTAGTTGCTAGAAAAGCAGGAGGTCTTAATCCAGCTGTAATTCTTCCTATCCTTTTGGTTTTAGGATTTTGTGTTTGGTTATTTGTCTTAGGTAACCCTGGTAATTTTAAGGCTGATCCAAAATTGTCTGGACTTTCAGCTGCCTTTACAGATGTAGAGCGTAAAGACTTACATCCATTAGGGTTTATGGGTATGATTTATATGGGAGGGATTATTGTACCATTCTTGGTTTCATTCATGATTATTGTAATCGTTTTCTCATTTGAAAGATATTTTGTATTAAGCAAAGCTTCAGGTGCAGGTAACGTAGATAACTTCGTAGTGAAAGTAAGAAGCTTATTAAATAGCAATAAAGTTGACGAAGCTTTAGAAGAGTGCGACAGACAGCAAGGTTCTGTAGGGAACGTTGTAAAAGAAGGTCTTATTACTTACAAAGCTTTAGCTCACGATACTACTCTAAATAAAGAGCAGAAAATGGTAGCTCTAAACAAAGCTATCGAAGAAGCTACAACTCTTGAGATGCCAATGTTGGAGAAAAATATGATGATTCTTTCTACTTTAGGTACTGTTGCAACATTAGTAGCACTATTAGGAACAGTAATCGGGATGATTGGAGCGTTCTTTGCTTTAGGTGCTAGTGGTGGTACTCCTGATGCTGCTGCTTTATCAATTGGTATTTCTGAAGCATTGATTAATACAGCTTTAGGTATTGGTACTTCTGCGGTAGCGATTATTCTTTACAACTTCTTTACTTCTAAAATTGACGGATTGACTTATAAGATCGATGAGATCGCTATGAGCATTCAGCAGTCTTTTGCAGAATTTCACTAAGAAATAGTGATCCTGTGTTTTTACACAAAAAAAAGAAGTTTTAATAATTAGATAATAAATAATGGCGAGAATTAAACCAAAAAGACATGGTGTAGTGACCGATATGACGGCAATGTGTGACGTTACGTTCCTACTACTTACGTTCTTTATTATGACCACTCAGTTCAAAAAACCTGATGTGGAGCAGATCAAACCGCCATCTTCAATCTCAGAGAAGTTACTTCCTGATGCAAGTTTAATGACTATTAACGCTACTCCGGACGGGAAATTTTATTTTCAGCCAGTAGAAAATGCAAAAGAGAGATTAGAGCTTTTAGAAAAAATGGGTGAAAAGTACAAAGTTACTTTTGATGATAAACAAAAAGCTGCATTCCAAAAAGTACAAGCTATTGGTGTTCCTATGAGCCAATTGAGAAGCTATTTGGATTTGCCAGAAGATGAGCAAAAAAATTATAAGAGCCCTACTGGGGTTCCTATGGATAGTACAAATAAGCAGTTAACTGACTGGGTAGAACAAAGTTTAAGCGTAAATCCTGATTACAAATTAGCAATCAAAGGTGACGTTACAACAGAATATCCTAAAGTGAAAAGTTTATTTGAGGGTTTAAGAGATATTAACTTTCTTAAATTTTGGTTGATTACGTCACAAGAAGGTAAACCTAACGAATAATTAAGAATAAGAAATGGCACAAGTACAAGTACAGGATAAGAGCGCCAAAGGTGGCAAAGTTCGTTCCAAGAAAAACAACCCTGCCGTCGATATGACGCCAATGGTTGACCTTAATTTCTTACTATTGATGTTCTTTATGTTTACATCAACGTTTAGTAAACCCAATGTGATGGATTTAGGGCTTCCGGCAAAACCGGATCCTACAAAGCCTCAACCACCACCAAACGAAATTGATTTATCCAATTCTATCACTTTGCTTTTAGGAAAAGATAACAGAGTGTTCTGGCACCAGCAAGACCAAGCAGGTCTTAATGATCAGACGATGACTGAAACTTCTTTTGACAGAGAAGGGATTAGAGAAATTATCAAGCAAGCAAAAGCCAGAGCTAAAAAGAAAGAGCTGTTTACAGTGATTATTAAGCCAACGGATGATGCGGTATATAAAAACTTTGTAGATATTCTTGACGAGATGGCAATTACAAAAAGCGAAAGATATGGGGTAACCGATCTTAAGCCTTATGAAAAAGCTGTGTACGATAAGAAAGTGGGTAACTAATTCGGTTACCGCAAAGTGTTTAACATTTAAATTTGCAATACAATGGCAGATGAAAATATATACGGTCAAAATCTTACTTTAGACGAGATTGTATTTGAAAATAGAAATAAAGCATATGGTGCTTACGATCTTAGACATCAGTATCCTAGATTACTGACAAAGTCTTTTATTATTGGTACAGGATTGTTCTTGGTTACTGCTTTATCTCCTTTAATTTATATGACTATTAAAAGTATGAATGAAAAGGAAGCTGTAGAGGTAAAATCTGATTTGGTGGAAATCATCGAAGAAGATCCTATCATAGAGCAACCAAAGGAAGAGGAACCACCACCACCGCCACCACCAGTGGTAGAGGAGAAAATTGAAATTATTCAAAACGTAGTTCCGGAACCGGTGAAAGCTCCTAAAATAGAGACTCCACCACCTCCGATTTCTGAACAGTTAAAAACGACTACTGGTGCGGTTTCTCAAGAAGGAGTAAAAGCTCCTGCTTATACGCCACCACCACCACCACCATCTACAGGTACTAAAGCTTCAACAGCTGAAGTTAAGCCACAAGTAGATGAAAAAGCGATTTACACTGAGGTAGAGCAGACTGCAGAATTCCCTGGAGGAATTAATGCTTTCAGAAGAAAAGTTTCTGAAAACTTTGATAGTTCAGCTATTGAAGGTGCAGATGGAGTGGTAAAAGGAGAAGTTACTTTTGTTGTTGAAAGAGATGGTAGTATTACAGATGTTAAAGTGAGCGGTAAAAACCCTGACTTTAATTCTGAAGCTGTAAGAACTGTAAAATCGATTAAAAACAAATGGGCTCCTGCAAAAATTAATGGTCAATCTGTACGTTACAGATATAGACTTCCATTAGCGATGCAACCGCCAGAATAAGTTATTAGTTTATTTTAAATAATAATTAAAAAAGAGAAGCTTATGCTTCTCTTTTTATTTTTTTTAATATTTTTGTTGTATGATGTTCAACTGGTTATCTTTAGTCGCAGGAATTTGTTACGTAGCCCTAGGAATCGTAATGATGGTTTATAAATTCCTCGAGCCAATATATGCATATGCTCTGGGAGCTGTATTAATACTTTATGGAATCTTCAGAATCTGGAGAGCAATATCAAAATTCAGAAATACTGCCGAAGATGAAGAGTAGTCGCTTTTTTTTATTAGCTTTCTTCTCAGTTTTAATCATAAACTGTTCAAAAAAAGTAGAAAGTAAAGTATCCTATAATAAAGGGGAAATGACAATTTTGACGGATGAGTCTTTTAAAAGTGTTACAGAAGCTTTAGCAGAAGGGTATATGATTAGTTATCCGGACACTAAAATAAAAGTGGTGACCAAAAAGGAAGACTTAGGTTTTCTTGATTTATTGAATAATAAGGCAAGAATTGTAGTGATGTCTAAAGTATTATCTTCCGAAGAGATTAAAGCCTACGAAGATAAAGTAGATATGAAAATGGAGCCTGCAAAATTTGCGGCAGATGCTGTCGTATTTTTTGTGCCTAAAAATTCTGAAAAAGAAAGCATTACCATGGAAGAAATAACTTCCGGTTTACAGTCTGACGATAAGAATTTTGTATTTGATGGAACCAATTCTAGTAACCTTAATTTTGTTGCTCAAAAACTAAATAAACTTCCTAAAGATTTGAAATTTTCAATTATTCCGGGAAGCGTAAATGTTATTGAAGAATTGAGTAAATACCCGAATAAAATTGGGGTGATTGGGCTAAATACAATCAGCAGGCCTTACGATAAAGAAGCAGAGAAATTAAGGGGAATGATAAAAATACTTCCGGTTATCAGTGCTGGAAAAACATATTCTCCAGATTTTGGTGGACTTCGCGAGATGAAGTACCCATTCACCAGAGTTTTATATTTCCTTACCAATGAAGGTAGTTTTAATATTGCTAATGGTTTTATAAGATATTCTTGTACCCATTTGGGGCAGAAAATTGTTCAGAAAGAAGGTTTACAACCTTATAATATTTACCCGAGAGAAGTACAGATTCGTTAAAAAATATTAAATTAATATCAATTCTCAAACCGATTTATTATATTGGTCTGAAAATTGTGTATTTATAATTCGGATTTTTATAATACAGATTTTAAAATAATAATGAAAGATATAATGATTATGAATGTAAAGAAGATTGCTTTAGGAGCATCAGTGGTATTTTTTACCAATTTTGCCTTTGCACAGACGTTGCAGGATGGTATTAACAGTATAGATAGCGATAAATTTGCGGCTGCGAAAACCAATTTCACGTCTATGATTGCAAAAGAACCTACAGCAGAAAATTATTTCTACCTAGGAAATACTTTTTTAAGACAAAGTGAGCCCGATTTTGCAGCAGCTACAGAAAACTTCAATAAAGGTTTGGCTGCAGATAAAAAAAGCTACTTAAATCAAATTGGTTTAGCGGCGGTTAAATTAGGTAAAGGTGATAAATCTGCGATTGCAGAGATCCAGAAAATAGTGACAGATTCTAGGGAAAAAGATGCTGAAGTTTTGTTTAGAGCTGCTGAAGCATTGACTTTATTTGAAAAAAATAACGCTCCAGATTTAGCGATTCAATTTTTGAATAAAGCTATTGAAAGAGCTTCTAGAAAAGAAGTTCCTGCATACTATTACTATACTTTAGGAGATGCATACAGACTAAAAAGAGTTCCTGGAGATGCAATGACGGCATACGACCACGCATTACCATTAGCTAAAAATAAAGCTTCAGTGTATACAAGAATCGGAACTTTGTGGATGGCAGCTCAACAATGGCAACAAGCTAAAACAAGTATTGAGAAAGCAATTTCTACTGATCCAACATATGCACCTGCTTACAAAGCTTTAGCGGCTTATGACATTAAGTATCAAGAGAATGCGAAAGCAACTCAAGATTTGATTAACTATACAAAGTATGCTGATGAAGATCCTTATACTCAATTAGAGATTGCAAAATTGTACTTCACTAATGAAGATTACGCAAACTCTAAAATGATTTTAGATAAAATCTTTGATAAAGTTGAGGACCCTATTAAATTTAAATTGAGAGCATATGTGAATTATGCAGATGGTCAATATGCAGAAGCAAAACAAAACATGGATTCTTTCGTGTCTAAAGCTGAAAAATCAAGAGTTCAGCCTGCTGATCAAGGTTTGATGGGATTAATTGCTGCTGGTTTGGCTAAAACTGAAACTGATGCGGCTAAAAAATCAGCTTTACAGGCAGAAGCACAGCAAAAAATTGGTTTAGCTAAAGCTGCTAAAGATGAAACAATGAAGTGGGATATGGAACTTGCAAAAATCAATGGAGGAGGAGCTTCTCAAGCTTCTGTTGATGCAGGACCTACAAGCCCGGAAATTGAATCTTTCAAAAAATTAGTAGCGGCAAACGCACAAGACTCTGATGCTTTGTACAAATTGGCAAACGCTTACCAAGATGCTAAAAACTGGAACGGAGCTGTTTTAACATGGCAAAAAATGATTGGATTGCTTCCAGATTGGGCACCGGCATATTACAGCCAAGGTTATGCATACCAACAAGCAGGAAATCATGAAGCAGCAAAAATTTCTTACGAGAAATTCATCTCAACAGTTAAACCTGCTGAAGTTGAAACCAACAAGCAAACTCTTGCGTATGCTTATTTTGCTGTAGCATATCTTGAAAAAGACAAAAATTTGGCTAAAGCTAAAGATTATGTTGCAAAATCTTTACAGCTAGATCCTTCTTATCAGGATGCTGTAAAATTAAATGCAGAAATCAATAAATAATTTAAAAATTAAATTATTCATATATAAACTTCCCATTCGTAATGTTTGGGAAGTTTTTGTTTAAATCTTATCTTTGAATTAATAAGTGGTCTGCTTACGTATTAAATAAAATTGAGCAGACAATCGTATTGTTAAAATTACTATTGAATTATGAAAACAGATATACTTGCTTTTGGAGCCCATCCAGATGATGTAGAATTAGGATGTGGCGGAACACTCGCTAAATTAATTTCAGAAGGAAAAACTTGTGTTATCGTTGATTTAACAAAAGGAGAACTCGGAACAAGAGGAACTGATCAAACAAGAAAAGAAGAAGCTACAGAAGCTGCAAAAATTTTGGGTGTTGCCGCAAGAGAGAATTTGGGGTTAAAAGATGGTTTTCTTGTTAATTCTGAAGAATACCAAATGGAGATTGTAAAAATGATTCGCAAATACCAGCCAGAAATCGTCTTAGCTAATGCAATTGATGATAGACATCCAGATCATGCAAAAGCAGCGAAATTAGTGTCTGATGCGTGCTTTTTAGCTGGTCTAAGAAAAGTTGAAACGCTTCTTGATGGAGAAACTCAGGAAGTGTGGAGACCGAAGCAAATATTCCATTATATTCAATGGAAACATATACAGCCAGAATTTGTGATTGATATCTCAGAACATCTTGAGAAAAAGCTTGAAGCTTGTATGGCATTTAAAACTCAGTTTTATGATCCTACTTCTAAAGAACCTGAAACGCCAATTACCTCAAAAGACTTTTATGAGAGTCTAACGTACCGAGCTCAAGATTTAGGGCGATTATCGGGAGTTGCTTATGCTGAGGGGTTTACGTCAGAAAAGTTAATTGCAATGAAAAATTTTGATGGAATTGTTTGGTAATTAAAAATTCTTTCCTATATTTGCACCACCAAAAACGGTGATTGTAGCTCAGTTGGTTAGAGCGCCGGATTGTGGTTCCGGAGGTCGGGGGTTCGAGACCCCTCATTCACCCCACAGTAAACGCATTTTCTTTTGAAAATGCGTTTTTTTATTTTTAGATATAACAAGATAGGTCTGAGAACTTATAATAAATGTAATCGGCATAAAAAAAGCATCTTTTTTCAGATGCTTGTGTTTTTTTTAGATATGTTTAGATTTAAATTTCTTCGTCAGAATCTATAGTATAGGTTTTGCTTTTGAAATCTTTATCATGCTTTTCTGAAATAACATCCTCACCCTTTTCATTAATGATGAAATCTGTGGACTCATTAAACATCTCCTGAAAACTTTTAAAATCTTCTTTGTAAAGATAAATTTTATGTTTCTCGAATGTAGCTTCTCCATTCTCTCCGAAATTCTTTTTGCTTTCGGTAATTGTAAGATAATAATCTCCTGCTTTAGTCTCTCGCACATCAAAGAAATAAGTTCTTCTTCCCGCTTTTAACACCTTAGTGAAAATTTCATTTTCATGGCGTTCCTTGTATTCACTCATTATTAGATATTTT
The sequence above is a segment of the Chryseobacterium turcicum genome. Coding sequences within it:
- a CDS encoding MotA/TolQ/ExbB proton channel family protein, whose translation is MEMNVSKNDEQVVARKAGGLNPAVILPILLVLGFCVWLFVLGNPGNFKADPKLSGLSAAFTDVERKDLHPLGFMGMIYMGGIIVPFLVSFMIIVIVFSFERYFVLSKASGAGNVDNFVVKVRSLLNSNKVDEALEECDRQQGSVGNVVKEGLITYKALAHDTTLNKEQKMVALNKAIEEATTLEMPMLEKNMMILSTLGTVATLVALLGTVIGMIGAFFALGASGGTPDAAALSIGISEALINTALGIGTSAVAIILYNFFTSKIDGLTYKIDEIAMSIQQSFAEFH
- a CDS encoding PstS family phosphate ABC transporter substrate-binding protein produces the protein MTILTDESFKSVTEALAEGYMISYPDTKIKVVTKKEDLGFLDLLNNKARIVVMSKVLSSEEIKAYEDKVDMKMEPAKFAADAVVFFVPKNSEKESITMEEITSGLQSDDKNFVFDGTNSSNLNFVAQKLNKLPKDLKFSIIPGSVNVIEELSKYPNKIGVIGLNTISRPYDKEAEKLRGMIKILPVISAGKTYSPDFGGLREMKYPFTRVLYFLTNEGSFNIANGFIRYSCTHLGQKIVQKEGLQPYNIYPREVQIR
- a CDS encoding tetratricopeptide repeat protein, with product MKDIMIMNVKKIALGASVVFFTNFAFAQTLQDGINSIDSDKFAAAKTNFTSMIAKEPTAENYFYLGNTFLRQSEPDFAAATENFNKGLAADKKSYLNQIGLAAVKLGKGDKSAIAEIQKIVTDSREKDAEVLFRAAEALTLFEKNNAPDLAIQFLNKAIERASRKEVPAYYYYTLGDAYRLKRVPGDAMTAYDHALPLAKNKASVYTRIGTLWMAAQQWQQAKTSIEKAISTDPTYAPAYKALAAYDIKYQENAKATQDLINYTKYADEDPYTQLEIAKLYFTNEDYANSKMILDKIFDKVEDPIKFKLRAYVNYADGQYAEAKQNMDSFVSKAEKSRVQPADQGLMGLIAAGLAKTETDAAKKSALQAEAQQKIGLAKAAKDETMKWDMELAKINGGGASQASVDAGPTSPEIESFKKLVAANAQDSDALYKLANAYQDAKNWNGAVLTWQKMIGLLPDWAPAYYSQGYAYQQAGNHEAAKISYEKFISTVKPAEVETNKQTLAYAYFAVAYLEKDKNLAKAKDYVAKSLQLDPSYQDAVKLNAEINK
- a CDS encoding DUF308 domain-containing protein, coding for MMFNWLSLVAGICYVALGIVMMVYKFLEPIYAYALGAVLILYGIFRIWRAISKFRNTAEDEE
- a CDS encoding DUF3276 family protein, encoding MSEYKERHENEIFTKVLKAGRRTYFFDVRETKAGDYYLTITESKKNFGENGEATFEKHKIYLYKEDFKSFQEMFNESTDFIINEKGEDVISEKHDKDFKSKTYTIDSDEEI
- a CDS encoding energy transducer TonB; protein product: MADENIYGQNLTLDEIVFENRNKAYGAYDLRHQYPRLLTKSFIIGTGLFLVTALSPLIYMTIKSMNEKEAVEVKSDLVEIIEEDPIIEQPKEEEPPPPPPPVVEEKIEIIQNVVPEPVKAPKIETPPPPISEQLKTTTGAVSQEGVKAPAYTPPPPPPSTGTKASTAEVKPQVDEKAIYTEVEQTAEFPGGINAFRRKVSENFDSSAIEGADGVVKGEVTFVVERDGSITDVKVSGKNPDFNSEAVRTVKSIKNKWAPAKINGQSVRYRYRLPLAMQPPE
- a CDS encoding ExbD/TolR family protein; its protein translation is MARIKPKRHGVVTDMTAMCDVTFLLLTFFIMTTQFKKPDVEQIKPPSSISEKLLPDASLMTINATPDGKFYFQPVENAKERLELLEKMGEKYKVTFDDKQKAAFQKVQAIGVPMSQLRSYLDLPEDEQKNYKSPTGVPMDSTNKQLTDWVEQSLSVNPDYKLAIKGDVTTEYPKVKSLFEGLRDINFLKFWLITSQEGKPNE
- a CDS encoding ExbD/TolR family protein, translated to MAQVQVQDKSAKGGKVRSKKNNPAVDMTPMVDLNFLLLMFFMFTSTFSKPNVMDLGLPAKPDPTKPQPPPNEIDLSNSITLLLGKDNRVFWHQQDQAGLNDQTMTETSFDREGIREIIKQAKARAKKKELFTVIIKPTDDAVYKNFVDILDEMAITKSERYGVTDLKPYEKAVYDKKVGN
- the bshB1 gene encoding bacillithiol biosynthesis deacetylase BshB1; translation: MKTDILAFGAHPDDVELGCGGTLAKLISEGKTCVIVDLTKGELGTRGTDQTRKEEATEAAKILGVAARENLGLKDGFLVNSEEYQMEIVKMIRKYQPEIVLANAIDDRHPDHAKAAKLVSDACFLAGLRKVETLLDGETQEVWRPKQIFHYIQWKHIQPEFVIDISEHLEKKLEACMAFKTQFYDPTSKEPETPITSKDFYESLTYRAQDLGRLSGVAYAEGFTSEKLIAMKNFDGIVW